The Ignavibacteriales bacterium genome has a window encoding:
- a CDS encoding ABC transporter permease produces MQFSEIIKMALTAIRSNKLRSALTLLGIIVGVFSIIGVMTAVQVLQNSIEVGLSGLGTNTFQIQKQPAIATRTQWLKSLKWKDITYEQAKIVKERVTLAQYVGIGVFQDEQTVQFGSLKTNPDVGVGGEEPEGMRTNNWTIKDGRNITDDDVKYASYVIILMSDVENKLFPHGGAVGSIVKMGAHRYTVIGTFESKGSTIAESENKVVIPLSTFLNQYGKIRSVYIKVKAKSPEMYNDCVEETQMILRTIRKVAPGDEDNFSLSSNDSLIATFNEFTLYVKLGVGFMSFIALIAAGVGVMNIMLVSVTERTKEIGIRKALGARRSNILSQFVTEAIVLCQIGGIVGVGLGILGGNLTALALNFPPVFPLDWALIGFAITTFVGVVFGVYPAWKAANLDPIDSLRYE; encoded by the coding sequence ATGCAATTTTCTGAAATAATAAAAATGGCTTTAACGGCCATCCGCTCCAACAAACTTCGCTCAGCGTTAACGTTGCTGGGTATTATTGTCGGAGTTTTTTCTATAATCGGTGTCATGACCGCAGTTCAGGTACTTCAGAACAGTATTGAAGTTGGTTTGAGCGGTCTTGGCACCAATACCTTTCAGATTCAGAAGCAGCCAGCTATCGCGACTCGCACACAATGGTTGAAATCACTGAAATGGAAAGATATTACATACGAACAGGCAAAAATTGTTAAAGAACGGGTAACACTTGCTCAGTATGTTGGTATCGGAGTATTTCAGGATGAACAGACCGTCCAGTTTGGGTCACTGAAAACCAATCCGGATGTTGGAGTCGGTGGTGAGGAGCCGGAAGGAATGCGGACGAACAACTGGACGATTAAAGATGGGAGAAATATCACGGATGATGATGTGAAATATGCCTCATACGTTATCATTCTTATGTCGGATGTTGAGAACAAACTGTTTCCGCATGGCGGAGCAGTCGGAAGTATTGTTAAAATGGGTGCGCACCGTTATACTGTTATTGGAACGTTTGAATCGAAAGGATCTACAATAGCGGAGTCTGAAAACAAGGTAGTGATACCGCTCAGTACATTCCTTAATCAATACGGCAAGATACGTAGCGTCTATATTAAGGTGAAAGCAAAAAGTCCGGAAATGTATAATGATTGTGTCGAGGAAACACAAATGATTCTTCGCACGATACGAAAAGTTGCTCCCGGTGATGAAGATAATTTTTCTCTTTCCTCGAATGATTCGCTCATCGCGACCTTTAATGAATTTACTCTTTACGTCAAACTTGGCGTTGGATTCATGAGCTTCATTGCACTGATTGCAGCGGGGGTCGGCGTAATGAATATTATGCTTGTTTCCGTTACAGAACGTACTAAAGAAATTGGAATTCGAAAAGCGCTAGGTGCTCGTAGGTCAAATATCTTATCACAGTTTGTCACCGAAGCTATTGTCCTGTGTCAAATCGGTGGCATTGTCGGCGTCGGGCTTGGCATCCTTGGCGGCAACTTAACTGCGCTTGCATTGAATTTCCCGCCGGTCTTTCCGCTTGATTGGGCGCTGATTGGATTTGCGATTACGACCTTTGTTGGAGTAGTGTTTGGTGTCTACCCTGCCTGGAAAGCTGCAAATCTTGATCCGATCGATTCTCTTCGATATGAATAA
- a CDS encoding cupin domain-containing protein, which translates to MKKHIMLLSTVILLSLFFLSVSALTKTENAGNCDTTKYTIENCINKFLLENIEKTKVGYQYWFADPNLADGKTLKMSVVAPHSATHPPHVHAEDEFFFILEGKAELYLRGKWTPAEPYTSFYCPSNVEHGIRNAGDTELKYLVIKQYQKDNPVRKEFMKKQGTPEQ; encoded by the coding sequence ATGAAAAAGCACATCATGTTGCTATCTACGGTAATACTATTAAGCTTGTTCTTCTTAAGTGTCTCTGCCCTGACCAAAACAGAGAATGCTGGTAACTGCGATACGACAAAATACACAATTGAAAACTGCATCAATAAGTTTTTATTAGAGAACATTGAAAAAACAAAAGTCGGATATCAATATTGGTTCGCTGATCCGAACCTTGCAGATGGAAAAACCTTGAAGATGAGTGTTGTCGCTCCGCACTCAGCAACACACCCGCCGCATGTCCATGCGGAAGACGAATTTTTCTTTATTCTTGAAGGAAAGGCAGAATTGTATCTCAGAGGGAAGTGGACACCAGCTGAACCCTACACAAGTTTTTACTGTCCATCTAATGTCGAGCATGGCATTCGTAATGCCGGTGATACCGAATTAAAATATTTAGTGATCAAGCAGTATCAGAAAGATAATCCGGTGCGAAAGGAGTTCATGAAAAAGCAAGGAACTCCAGAACAATGA
- a CDS encoding heavy metal-binding domain-containing protein, translated as MDHTLITTNIQLDGYRVINNLGVVRGIIVRSRSLFGNIGAGFQILFGGNISLYSELCEQTRRDAYELMIRHAEELGGNGILAFRYDATEIAAGVTEVLAYGTAVVVEKI; from the coding sequence ATGGACCACACCCTCATCACAACGAATATTCAACTTGACGGATACCGCGTTATAAATAATCTCGGTGTCGTACGCGGTATCATCGTTCGATCACGCTCGCTCTTTGGTAATATTGGTGCTGGATTTCAGATTCTCTTTGGTGGAAACATAAGTCTTTACTCTGAACTCTGTGAACAAACTCGCCGCGATGCGTACGAACTTATGATTCGGCATGCAGAAGAACTCGGTGGTAATGGTATTCTCGCCTTTCGCTATGATGCTACAGAAATCGCTGCCGGTGTTACAGAAGTATTGGCGTATGGGACAGCAGTTGTTGTGGAAAAAATATAA
- a CDS encoding TlpA disulfide reductase family protein, which translates to MNIKRFLFIACVFISLGCQHHIPKQERWVGALTIGENKQIPFQFYLDLNSTAPAGYFINGTEQTSIPEILLHDDSLSFIFSEYGAAMRGIWNGKKWRGKFFRYRADTSWNEFVSTPKGSTKENNKSAISTGHPLAGKYQAYISGSNGIDSTSIANFWMKNDSIFGTLIAPDGDYGLLAGTQVGPKATLTRFTGWQAFIMELERQGTQWNGSLYARSGKPMEFTLVPQSILTLELKPEYITTMKNPKVPFTFYGTTSTGTVISSEDYSLRNKALVIDIMGTWCHNCMDAAPLLQQIYSEFGKDGLEVIGLAFEISDNPAVAKKNLALFQTRFGLTYPVLFCGSTNNANVQQKLHSQLNNFNGYPTTIFVDKKGIVKKIHVGFNGPGTGDEYQRQIQQYYETVKQLVK; encoded by the coding sequence ATGAATATCAAACGATTCCTGTTCATTGCATGCGTTTTCATATCACTTGGATGCCAGCACCATATTCCAAAACAAGAGAGATGGGTTGGCGCTCTCACGATCGGTGAGAACAAACAGATTCCGTTCCAGTTTTACCTTGATTTGAATTCCACTGCACCGGCCGGTTATTTTATCAATGGCACAGAACAAACTTCGATTCCTGAAATTCTCCTTCATGATGATTCACTTTCGTTTATCTTTTCTGAATACGGTGCGGCAATGCGCGGAATTTGGAACGGCAAGAAATGGCGCGGCAAATTTTTCCGCTATCGCGCTGATACAAGCTGGAACGAATTTGTTTCAACGCCAAAGGGCAGTACCAAAGAAAATAATAAGTCAGCGATTTCAACTGGACATCCGCTTGCAGGCAAATATCAAGCTTATATTTCCGGCTCAAATGGAATCGATAGTACTTCCATAGCAAACTTTTGGATGAAGAACGATAGTATATTCGGAACGCTCATAGCACCGGACGGCGATTATGGTTTGCTTGCCGGCACACAGGTCGGACCCAAGGCGACACTAACCCGTTTCACTGGATGGCAGGCATTTATCATGGAACTTGAGCGGCAAGGCACACAGTGGAATGGCAGTTTGTACGCGAGAAGCGGCAAACCGATGGAATTTACGCTCGTTCCACAATCGATACTGACGTTAGAATTAAAACCGGAATACATCACAACCATGAAGAATCCAAAAGTGCCGTTCACATTTTATGGAACGACATCGACCGGTACAGTGATAAGCAGTGAGGATTACTCATTGAGGAATAAGGCACTTGTAATAGATATTATGGGAACCTGGTGCCATAACTGCATGGATGCTGCACCTCTTCTTCAACAGATCTACTCTGAATTTGGGAAGGATGGATTGGAAGTCATCGGACTTGCATTCGAGATCAGTGATAATCCTGCAGTGGCAAAGAAGAATCTTGCGCTCTTTCAAACACGTTTTGGTCTCACCTATCCAGTACTTTTCTGCGGAAGTACAAACAATGCAAACGTTCAACAGAAACTGCACTCTCAATTAAACAACTTCAACGGCTATCCGACAACCATCTTTGTGGATAAGAAAGGGATTGTGAAAAAAATCCATGTTGGCTTTAATGGTCCTGGCACGGGCGACGAATACCAACGGCAGATTCAACAATATTATGAAACGGTGAAACAATTAGTGAAATGA
- a CDS encoding GNAT family protein — translation MPSLRIDDDVVLKILEPEDAEALFALVDCNRLYLRQWLPWVDTNTTLEKSRLFILSAQDQHKLNFGFQCGIWFRGALAGIIGFHSIDWMNRNVEIGYWLGEKFQGRGIVTNACRTLVDYAFYEYQLNRVQIRCATGNKKSNAIIERLGFFKEGNTRQAEFLYDHYVDLFVYGMTADEWKSRYGQQPNNIRWAE, via the coding sequence ATGCCTTCTCTTCGTATTGATGATGATGTTGTTTTAAAAATTCTAGAGCCTGAAGATGCCGAAGCTCTTTTTGCTTTAGTTGATTGTAATCGTCTCTATTTGCGCCAGTGGCTGCCATGGGTAGATACAAATACAACACTAGAAAAGAGCAGGCTCTTCATCCTGTCAGCACAAGATCAACATAAATTGAATTTTGGCTTCCAATGCGGTATCTGGTTTCGTGGCGCTCTTGCAGGCATCATTGGATTTCACAGCATCGATTGGATGAACAGGAACGTTGAAATCGGATACTGGCTTGGTGAAAAATTTCAAGGCCGCGGTATTGTAACGAACGCATGCCGCACTCTTGTGGATTACGCTTTCTACGAATACCAACTCAACCGGGTTCAAATTCGCTGCGCCACCGGCAATAAGAAGAGCAATGCAATCATCGAGCGTCTCGGTTTCTTCAAAGAAGGAAACACACGGCAAGCGGAGTTCTTATACGACCACTACGTCGATTTATTTGTTTATGGTATGACAGCAGATGAATGGAAATCACGCTATGGGCAGCAACCAAACAATATTAGGTGGGCTGAATGA
- a CDS encoding DoxX family membrane protein, producing MKSLLSNTILILLIRIFLGGLFVVAGLDKIMDPQAFAKSILLYKVVGPTLAMCTATILPSLELLCGLSLLIGLYPRGCEMLMSLMLIGFTILVASALLRGLDISCGCFSQDPNVSKIGYQKILENCGLIVLSLWLLFAPNQDVDLYQFFRKQPDKPAQ from the coding sequence ATGAAATCACTCCTCTCCAATACAATCCTTATTCTTCTTATCCGAATTTTTCTTGGTGGATTATTTGTCGTCGCCGGTTTAGATAAGATTATGGATCCGCAGGCGTTTGCGAAGTCTATTCTCCTCTACAAAGTTGTCGGACCGACGCTGGCGATGTGTACAGCCACCATTCTTCCATCGTTGGAACTTCTTTGCGGACTGAGTTTACTGATAGGTCTTTATCCACGCGGTTGTGAAATGCTCATGAGCCTCATGCTTATTGGTTTCACCATTCTCGTCGCCTCCGCTCTTTTGCGCGGGCTCGATATTTCGTGCGGATGTTTCTCTCAAGATCCCAACGTCAGTAAGATCGGCTACCAAAAAATTTTAGAGAATTGCGGGTTAATTGTACTGAGCCTCTGGCTGCTCTTCGCTCCAAACCAAGACGTCGATCTCTATCAATTCTTCAGAAAACAGCCCGATAAACCGGCTCAATAA
- a CDS encoding rhodanese-like domain-containing protein yields the protein MRQSLLEAFLLIVAAMILGVAFTFVTKQGFFAETQSVQSTAPSNIAIISLATAKELFENNNALFIDSRHEFEYQAGHIRGAMNVALKKFDTHFVRLNKISKEKLLIVYCDGAECNSSIELTVKLMETGFTNVKVFFGGWQEWSSAKLPIEK from the coding sequence ATGCGTCAATCACTCCTTGAAGCATTCCTGCTCATCGTTGCGGCAATGATATTAGGTGTTGCATTTACATTTGTCACGAAGCAGGGTTTTTTTGCTGAAACTCAATCGGTTCAGTCTACGGCGCCTTCCAACATAGCAATAATCTCGCTCGCAACAGCAAAGGAATTGTTTGAAAATAACAACGCCCTCTTCATCGACTCACGACATGAATTCGAATACCAGGCAGGACATATTCGCGGTGCCATGAATGTCGCACTAAAAAAGTTCGACACACATTTTGTACGATTAAATAAAATTTCAAAAGAAAAATTGCTCATTGTCTATTGCGATGGCGCGGAATGCAATTCCAGCATCGAATTGACAGTGAAACTTATGGAAACAGGATTCACGAATGTAAAAGTTTTTTTCGGCGGCTGGCAAGAATGGAGTTCCGCCAAACTCCCTATTGAGAAATAA
- a CDS encoding DUF1573 domain-containing protein yields MKRIEQIFILTILVVGLSFSQPKLSLDRPEVDLGIIYGGMKKQGKIVLTNIGNDTLRIYSVQPSCGCTTIKRPKDILLPSESDAVEVEFNSSGYRGKVEKYINITSNDRLSANVSIKLIAEVKEELESTTHSALLWLGNIGLGKTVVQETSLKNISDHIIKIRNVTTSSSSMNIKIQKKVLNPNDTLLVQVAIKPEKLGYGSDHFTIETDSKNQPHVEIRASYVCVKEN; encoded by the coding sequence GTGAAACGGATCGAACAGATATTCATACTGACCATACTTGTCGTTGGTCTTTCGTTTAGCCAACCCAAGCTTTCGCTCGATAGGCCCGAAGTTGATCTCGGCATTATTTATGGTGGAATGAAGAAGCAAGGCAAGATTGTGCTCACGAATATCGGTAACGATACATTGCGGATTTACTCCGTACAACCCTCGTGCGGCTGTACAACCATAAAACGACCCAAAGACATACTCCTTCCATCCGAATCGGATGCAGTAGAAGTGGAATTCAATTCCAGCGGATACCGTGGAAAAGTAGAAAAGTATATCAACATCACCTCGAACGATCGGTTATCGGCGAATGTTTCGATAAAATTAATTGCCGAAGTGAAGGAAGAGCTTGAATCTACCACTCATTCCGCATTACTGTGGCTTGGGAATATCGGTCTTGGTAAAACCGTAGTGCAAGAAACGTCCTTAAAAAATATATCCGATCATATAATCAAAATAAGGAACGTCACAACTTCTTCCTCATCCATGAACATAAAGATACAGAAGAAAGTGCTCAATCCGAACGATACACTTCTTGTGCAGGTGGCAATCAAACCAGAGAAGCTCGGTTATGGCAGCGACCATTTTACGATTGAAACCGACAGCAAGAACCAGCCCCATGTAGAAATCAGGGCGTCGTATGTGTGCGTGAAAGAGAATTGA
- a CDS encoding 3-hydroxyacyl-CoA dehydrogenase family protein has translation MKTTQKKKAKLHKKSPRKVKQESATSSPLIMESIKVDNVAQPQERGKQTPALIFITGESPMVEQYAEVCSAHGYDVSISWNERLKQKPEFHSGSIKITNTIPANTSLAIELTNIDPAAKRKNIERFDAALAKTAPILSSSITVTATEQSSWISGKHRLVGIAALPTLIQKSLIEISPTIYSPKETLEVTKHFYQSIGKEIEIVQDRIGMVLPRMLCCIINEAAFAITEDIATPQDIDTALKLGVNFPFGPFAWAEQIGLKQVYAVLTALHTDLQEERYRVAPLLRQMAITRNS, from the coding sequence TTGAAGACAACTCAGAAAAAGAAGGCGAAGTTACATAAGAAATCTCCAAGGAAGGTAAAGCAAGAGAGTGCAACATCTTCTCCTCTTATTATGGAATCTATCAAAGTGGATAATGTTGCTCAGCCACAGGAAAGAGGAAAACAAACTCCTGCTCTTATTTTTATCACCGGCGAATCTCCCATGGTGGAACAATATGCTGAGGTATGTTCTGCACACGGATACGATGTCTCTATTTCGTGGAACGAACGGCTAAAACAGAAACCGGAATTCCACTCTGGTAGTATCAAAATCACCAATACTATTCCGGCAAATACATCGCTTGCAATAGAACTGACAAACATCGATCCGGCTGCAAAGAGAAAGAATATTGAACGGTTCGATGCAGCCCTGGCGAAGACCGCACCGATACTTTCTTCTTCCATCACCGTCACGGCGACGGAACAATCTTCTTGGATTTCAGGCAAGCATCGTCTGGTCGGTATTGCCGCGCTTCCAACGCTTATACAAAAATCATTAATAGAAATCTCACCGACAATTTATTCACCAAAAGAAACGTTGGAAGTCACAAAACACTTTTATCAATCGATCGGGAAAGAAATTGAGATTGTGCAGGACCGCATTGGCATGGTACTGCCGCGCATGCTTTGTTGTATTATCAATGAAGCTGCCTTCGCTATCACCGAAGACATTGCAACACCGCAAGACATTGACACAGCGTTGAAACTCGGCGTCAATTTCCCATTCGGCCCATTTGCATGGGCGGAACAAATCGGATTGAAGCAAGTATATGCGGTGCTCACAGCCCTTCATACAGATTTGCAGGAGGAGCGTTACCGAGTTGCTCCACTTCTTAGACAAATGGCGATTACCCGAAACTCGTGA
- a CDS encoding 3-hydroxyacyl-CoA dehydrogenase family protein yields the protein MFKQLGIVGTGTMGTGIAQLAVLSKIDVQLFDVNDTLLRRSTVRINANLRKLVNLGKLTPEEAQASMERIRTRTSLPDLGNCDFIIESVIEDIRVKKDIFKHLDASTKSTAILASTSSSLSITSIGANTRNPERIAGVHFFNPVETSTLVEVVKGYKTNNETIEKIIAFVNLLDKTPIVVKDTPGFIANRVSQPLFGEALRLLGENVATAEQIDRIVKIIGGFPTGPFELMDHMGIDLTLAEAQSLYEQSYGEPRLRPHPILKQMVESGWLGKKTSKGFFSYEETNGK from the coding sequence ATGTTCAAACAACTCGGTATTGTCGGCACAGGAACGATGGGCACAGGAATTGCGCAGCTCGCTGTGCTTTCCAAAATTGATGTTCAACTGTTCGATGTGAACGACACACTTTTACGGCGATCAACAGTCCGCATCAATGCGAACCTGCGTAAATTGGTGAATCTCGGTAAGTTAACACCAGAAGAAGCGCAGGCATCAATGGAACGAATCCGCACACGAACGAGTCTGCCTGATCTCGGAAATTGCGATTTCATTATAGAGTCAGTGATCGAAGATATTCGCGTGAAGAAGGATATTTTCAAACATCTCGATGCGAGCACGAAGAGCACTGCGATTCTTGCAAGCACTTCATCTTCCCTTTCTATCACCTCCATCGGTGCCAATACTCGAAATCCCGAGCGCATCGCAGGAGTGCACTTCTTCAATCCAGTCGAAACGTCCACACTGGTGGAAGTTGTCAAAGGATATAAAACGAATAACGAGACCATCGAAAAAATCATTGCATTTGTTAATCTGCTCGACAAGACTCCCATTGTTGTGAAAGACACTCCAGGATTCATCGCCAACCGTGTGTCCCAACCGTTATTCGGTGAAGCGCTTCGCCTGCTTGGAGAGAACGTTGCAACTGCCGAACAGATCGACCGCATCGTGAAAATAATCGGCGGCTTTCCTACCGGACCATTCGAATTAATGGATCACATGGGTATTGATTTAACGCTAGCTGAAGCGCAATCCTTGTATGAGCAATCGTACGGTGAACCGCGTCTTCGCCCGCATCCGATTCTGAAACAGATGGTGGAATCAGGATGGCTGGGGAAGAAAACGAGTAAAGGATTCTTTAGTTACGAAGAAACGAATGGTAAGTAG
- a CDS encoding NCS2 family permease produces the protein MNALRSFFELDKFGTSIQLEITAGLTTFVTMAYIIIVNPKILEAAGIPFGPSMVATILSASFGTLMMGLYAKRPIAIAPYMGENAFIAFTVVRVMGYTWQTALGAIFISGVLFTMLTIFKVRSWLADSIPASLKIGFAVGIGMFLAFIGMNETGIVALGVPGAPVHVGNMHQPTVLLAILGFIFIGWLMIRRVNGAMLIGILTVTLLSFIFGLSPFPERLLSMPPDISPIFLQLDIIGALRWGMFSVVLTVFVMAFLDTIGTLIALGYKAELLDEKGNFPEIEKPMMCDAIATTVASLIGTTTTGAYIESATGIAAGGKSGLTAVVTAILFLFALFFSPFLTVIPAHAYGPALIIVGVLMIAPITKMKFDDLSEFIPAFCVITLMSFTYNIGIGMTAGFVLYPLFKILTGKAREVKAGLWILSGLSTMFYIFYPY, from the coding sequence ATGAATGCCCTGCGCTCTTTTTTCGAGCTCGATAAATTCGGCACTTCCATCCAGCTGGAAATTACTGCTGGATTGACAACATTTGTAACGATGGCTTATATCATCATTGTCAATCCGAAAATTCTTGAAGCAGCAGGAATACCGTTCGGTCCATCGATGGTCGCTACAATCCTGAGCGCATCCTTTGGAACACTAATGATGGGCCTCTATGCCAAACGTCCTATTGCGATTGCGCCATATATGGGTGAGAATGCGTTCATCGCCTTTACTGTAGTACGGGTGATGGGCTACACTTGGCAAACTGCTCTCGGGGCGATCTTTATCAGCGGAGTGTTGTTCACAATGCTCACTATTTTCAAAGTGCGAAGCTGGCTAGCGGATTCAATTCCAGCATCACTCAAGATCGGTTTTGCAGTCGGCATTGGAATGTTCCTTGCGTTTATCGGAATGAATGAAACGGGCATCGTTGCTCTTGGCGTTCCGGGTGCACCTGTGCACGTTGGTAACATGCACCAACCAACCGTCTTACTCGCAATTCTTGGTTTCATTTTCATTGGCTGGCTGATGATTCGAAGAGTGAATGGTGCAATGCTGATCGGAATTTTGACGGTAACCCTATTATCGTTTATTTTTGGATTATCACCTTTCCCAGAACGTTTGTTAAGTATGCCTCCTGATATCAGTCCGATTTTTTTACAACTTGATATTATCGGAGCGTTACGTTGGGGAATGTTCTCCGTTGTATTAACCGTTTTTGTCATGGCATTTCTTGATACTATTGGCACTCTCATTGCACTTGGTTACAAAGCAGAATTATTGGATGAGAAAGGGAACTTTCCAGAGATAGAAAAACCGATGATGTGCGATGCCATCGCGACGACAGTTGCTTCGCTCATCGGCACAACAACGACCGGTGCATATATCGAATCAGCGACAGGCATTGCAGCAGGTGGAAAATCCGGACTGACTGCTGTTGTGACGGCGATCCTTTTTCTCTTCGCATTATTTTTTTCTCCATTCCTCACCGTTATTCCAGCACATGCGTACGGACCGGCACTCATTATTGTCGGTGTGTTAATGATCGCTCCAATAACCAAAATGAAGTTTGATGATCTTTCAGAATTTATTCCTGCTTTCTGCGTTATCACACTCATGAGTTTCACATACAACATCGGGATCGGAATGACAGCAGGATTTGTCTTATATCCGCTCTTCAAAATACTCACTGGTAAAGCACGAGAAGTAAAAGCTGGGCTGTGGATATTGTCAGGATTATCGACGATGTTTTACATTTTCTATCCGTATTGA
- a CDS encoding DUF2723 domain-containing protein, with protein MAQYIRAKAELQINHLLQNGSQSNAILFVFQYFLFQEINAHIKLTPKEIENIHGCQMIKKLVPLFWNENIISFLLSVISFCVYLTTMCRSVGFTDSGELATVICTLGIAHPTGYPLFTLLGKCWVMLPISLEEILRLNIFSALLTAVAVGVFFKTILAIRRAMMVFPSKNRKRKEANERRFFLASIIASFVLGFSATFWSQSTAVEVYALHLVLVLLTLWIFVVGLEEQLADLHSISRKMILFAFILGLSFSNHMTTILLAPGFLWLYFRTFEFGRKSFLRILKIAPFFVLGLSVYLYLPIRSSGYPFLDWGHPATLERFFWHVSGKQFRVWMFSGWDVAQKQLNYYVSNFTSEFHFSILVCIIAGLLTLSKQSHRLLIFLALLFGTTIIYAVNYDIFDIDSYFLLSYFVIGFIVAYGINFILEWIENSKSLVKIIIAILFYALPVIQIVHNWGRVNETENKIPQQFVEKAFSDFEPNAIVLATQWDYFISPSLYYQLVRHVRPDVTVVDKSLLQNRSWYFLQLEHNAPWLMERIHPSVNLFLIELNKFEHEVPFNFTVIQSQWQRLLSEIVEQSLPDHPVYVDARIDQEFSPEFRRTPAGLFLRLTKKEDTNCYRSAFAPFITRKTYQPVVKDFTRYYSTILMRDVYWLAKQGKMDSVKIVLAEVLRLEPGNYEAIGLLNK; from the coding sequence TTGGCTCAATATATAAGAGCGAAAGCAGAGTTGCAAATTAATCATCTGCTTCAGAATGGAAGCCAGAGTAATGCAATTCTCTTTGTTTTTCAGTATTTTTTATTTCAAGAGATCAATGCTCACATCAAACTAACTCCAAAAGAAATCGAAAATATCCACGGCTGTCAAATGATAAAGAAACTTGTTCCGTTGTTTTGGAATGAAAATATTATCAGTTTTTTGTTGAGTGTCATTTCGTTTTGTGTCTATCTTACCACCATGTGTCGATCGGTGGGATTCACAGATTCAGGTGAACTCGCGACTGTTATCTGTACATTAGGTATTGCACATCCTACTGGATATCCACTCTTCACGTTACTTGGAAAGTGCTGGGTGATGCTCCCCATCTCACTTGAAGAAATTCTTCGATTGAATATTTTTTCGGCTTTGCTCACAGCGGTCGCTGTTGGAGTATTTTTTAAAACAATACTTGCGATTCGCCGAGCGATGATGGTATTTCCATCGAAAAACAGAAAAAGAAAAGAAGCAAATGAACGTCGTTTTTTTCTAGCGTCAATAATTGCAAGCTTCGTACTCGGATTCTCAGCGACGTTCTGGTCTCAATCAACTGCTGTCGAAGTCTATGCACTCCACCTTGTCTTGGTCCTTCTTACACTATGGATCTTTGTCGTCGGTTTGGAAGAACAACTTGCTGATCTGCATTCTATTTCGCGTAAGATGATTCTCTTTGCGTTTATTTTGGGATTGAGTTTCTCGAACCATATGACGACGATCTTGTTAGCGCCAGGATTTTTGTGGTTATACTTTCGCACTTTTGAATTCGGAAGAAAATCATTTCTCCGAATTCTCAAGATTGCACCATTTTTCGTTCTTGGTCTTTCCGTCTATCTGTATTTACCTATTCGTTCATCAGGTTATCCATTCCTTGATTGGGGACATCCGGCGACACTCGAACGTTTTTTCTGGCATGTCAGCGGCAAGCAATTTCGTGTATGGATGTTTTCCGGCTGGGATGTGGCGCAGAAACAATTGAACTACTATGTCAGCAACTTCACATCAGAATTTCATTTTAGTATTCTTGTATGTATCATCGCTGGCTTACTGACGCTGTCCAAACAATCGCACCGACTCTTGATCTTTCTTGCATTATTATTTGGTACGACAATTATATACGCTGTCAACTATGACATCTTTGATATTGATTCGTATTTCTTGCTTTCCTATTTCGTCATTGGCTTCATTGTTGCATACGGAATTAATTTTATTCTAGAATGGATAGAAAACAGCAAGTCTTTGGTAAAAATAATTATTGCGATACTGTTCTATGCTCTTCCTGTGATACAAATTGTTCATAACTGGGGAAGAGTTAATGAAACAGAAAATAAAATTCCACAGCAATTTGTAGAGAAAGCATTTTCTGATTTTGAACCCAATGCAATTGTTTTAGCAACACAGTGGGATTACTTTATTTCACCATCGCTGTATTATCAACTCGTCCGGCATGTACGGCCTGATGTTACAGTGGTAGATAAAAGTCTGCTTCAGAATCGTTCCTGGTATTTCCTCCAGCTTGAACACAATGCTCCATGGCTGATGGAGCGTATTCATCCAAGCGTAAATCTTTTTTTAATAGAATTGAATAAGTTTGAACATGAGGTACCGTTTAATTTTACTGTCATTCAATCACAATGGCAGAGACTCTTGTCCGAGATTGTTGAGCAATCGCTTCCTGACCACCCGGTATATGTTGATGCACGAATAGACCAGGAGTTTTCACCTGAGTTCCGACGCACACCTGCAGGTCTATTTTTACGGCTTACCAAAAAGGAAGACACAAATTGTTATCGGTCTGCCTTCGCTCCATTTATCACTAGAAAAACCTACCAACCAGTTGTGAAAGATTTTACTCGATATTATAGCACGATACTGATGCGAGACGTTTATTGGCTGGCGAAACAAGGCAAAATGGATAGCGTAAAAATCGTTTTGGCTGAAGTCCTCCGCCTCGAACCCGGCAACTATGAAGCGATTGGTTTGTTAAACAAGTAG